From a region of the Rouxiella sp. S1S-2 genome:
- the garL gene encoding 2-dehydro-3-deoxyglucarate aldolase produces MSNQVILNRFRQDLLAGKTLIGCWSALSNPISTEVLGLAGFDWLLLDGEHAPNDISSFVVQMMALKGSKSAPVVRPPTNEPVIIKRLLDIGFANFLIPFVETQAQAELAVASTRYPPAGIRGVSVSHRGNMFGTVPDYLAQANDNISVMVQIESQQGIDNIDVIAAVDGVDNLFVGPSDLAAGLGHLGNAGHPEVQAAIKHILDRAKAHGKTSGILAPVEADARRYIEWGATFVAVGSDLGVFRTATQALCDRFTK; encoded by the coding sequence ATGAGTAATCAAGTGATCCTAAACCGTTTTCGCCAGGACTTGCTGGCAGGCAAGACCTTAATCGGCTGTTGGTCGGCGCTGTCTAATCCGATTTCGACCGAAGTTTTAGGGCTGGCTGGTTTTGACTGGTTGTTACTCGATGGTGAACACGCGCCCAACGACATTTCAAGCTTTGTTGTTCAAATGATGGCGCTTAAGGGGAGTAAAAGTGCGCCAGTTGTCAGGCCGCCAACCAATGAGCCGGTGATTATCAAACGTCTGTTGGACATTGGTTTTGCCAACTTCCTGATCCCGTTTGTTGAAACGCAGGCACAGGCCGAACTGGCGGTGGCATCAACCCGTTATCCTCCGGCTGGCATTCGCGGTGTATCGGTTTCTCATCGCGGCAATATGTTTGGCACCGTCCCGGACTATTTGGCTCAGGCCAACGACAACATCAGCGTGATGGTACAAATCGAAAGCCAGCAGGGTATTGATAATATTGATGTCATTGCCGCCGTCGACGGCGTTGACAATTTGTTTGTCGGACCCAGCGATTTGGCTGCGGGGCTGGGGCATTTGGGCAACGCCGGGCATCCCGAAGTGCAGGCGGCTATCAAGCACATTCTCGACCGTGCCAAAGCGCACGGCAAAACCAGCGGCATTCTGGCACCGGTGGAAGCCGATGCGCGGCGCTATATCGAGTGGGGGGCCACCTTCGTCGCGGTAGGCAGCGATTTAGGCGTATTCCGCACCGCTACGCAGGCACTCTGCGACCGCTTTACCAAATAA
- the barA gene encoding two-component sensor histidine kinase BarA, whose amino-acid sequence MTKHSLRARMMILILAPTLMIGLLLSTFFVVHRYTELQNQLIDSGASIIEPLAVASEYGMTFRERAPITRLINRLHRTHSDIVRAISVFDNHNTLFTTSNALRDTGLLQVEPGEPLPQELTLMRAGDSLILRIPIIAENHTDAGDGAFRESADHFLGYIAIELDLSSVRLQQYQEVFVSTLLLLLCLGIATLFAYRLMRDVTGPIRNMVNTVDRIRRGQLDSRVEGNMPGELSMLKNGINSMAMSLTAYHEEVQQNIDQATSDLRETLEQMEIQNVELDLAKKRAQEAARIKSEFLANMSHELRTPLNGVIGFTRQTLKTQLSPTQTDYLQTIERSANNLLTIINDVLDFSKLEAGKLVLEHIPFSLREMIDEVVILLAHSAHEKGLELTINVQNNVPEYVLGDPMRLQQVVTNLLGNAIKFTENGNIDINVELRSQNNLQVELEMQIHDTGIGISERQQSQLFQAFRQADASITRRHGGTGLGLVITQRLVKEMGGDISFYSQLNRGSTFWFHITLELNENRSHQPLPMACLKGKKLAYIEANPTATKAVIEMLASTPAEVIHRTSQALLPDEHYDFILYGIPIRLNHHLNDYEERLQQLLNHCDKLILALPSQFQISAEQLKNKGVYACLNKPVSSVRLLPYLLEDPSTSQAENIAQRGQRLPMTVMAVDDNPANLKLIGALLEELVETTLLCNSGEEAIELAKHVNMDVILMDIQMPNIDGIRTSELIHLLPHHSATPIVAVTAHTLSGEREQFIKAGMEDYLSKPIDEAMLKVVLGRYHTSQMPEPHAANLSPAPQAVSDSPKTLDWALALRQSANKEALANDLLQMLLDFLPQVSKRVTALIQGKKDNDILALIHKLHGSCSYSGVPRLKQLCFYIEQQLRKNVSDDELEPEWLELLDEIGNVTREAKAHLQRNHNAG is encoded by the coding sequence ATGACCAAACATAGCCTGCGGGCAAGGATGATGATTTTAATTCTGGCACCGACGTTAATGATCGGTTTGCTGCTCAGCACCTTCTTTGTGGTGCACCGTTATACTGAGCTGCAGAACCAACTGATCGATTCAGGTGCCAGTATTATAGAACCGTTAGCGGTCGCCAGTGAGTATGGCATGACATTTCGCGAACGGGCTCCCATAACGCGACTTATCAACCGACTGCATAGAACGCACTCGGATATCGTTCGGGCGATCAGCGTTTTTGACAACCACAATACTCTTTTTACCACCTCGAACGCCCTGCGCGACACAGGATTACTGCAGGTTGAGCCCGGCGAGCCGCTGCCACAGGAGCTCACACTCATGCGGGCGGGCGACTCACTTATCCTGCGCATACCCATTATCGCCGAAAACCATACCGACGCGGGCGACGGCGCTTTCCGCGAATCGGCAGATCACTTTCTCGGCTATATCGCCATCGAGCTAGACCTCAGCTCTGTGCGTTTGCAGCAGTATCAGGAAGTGTTTGTTTCAACGCTCCTACTGCTTTTGTGCCTGGGTATCGCGACACTTTTTGCTTACCGTCTGATGCGCGATGTTACCGGCCCTATCCGCAATATGGTCAATACCGTTGACCGAATTCGCCGCGGTCAGCTTGACAGCCGCGTTGAGGGCAATATGCCCGGTGAATTGAGCATGCTGAAAAATGGCATCAACTCAATGGCTATGTCTCTGACCGCCTATCACGAAGAAGTTCAGCAAAATATCGATCAAGCCACCTCAGACCTACGCGAAACGCTGGAGCAAATGGAGATCCAGAACGTTGAGCTGGACCTGGCTAAAAAGCGTGCTCAGGAAGCCGCAAGAATAAAATCCGAGTTTCTGGCCAATATGTCTCACGAACTGCGCACCCCGCTCAATGGCGTCATTGGCTTCACCCGTCAGACCTTAAAAACACAGCTTTCACCGACCCAGACTGATTATCTGCAAACGATTGAGCGCTCGGCGAATAATCTGTTAACCATTATTAACGACGTGCTTGATTTCTCGAAACTTGAAGCCGGCAAACTGGTGCTGGAGCACATTCCCTTCTCACTGCGTGAAATGATTGATGAAGTGGTCATTTTACTGGCCCACAGCGCCCATGAAAAAGGGCTTGAATTGACCATTAACGTGCAGAACAACGTACCGGAATACGTGCTAGGCGACCCGATGCGTTTACAGCAGGTTGTCACCAACTTACTGGGTAATGCCATTAAATTCACGGAAAATGGCAACATTGATATTAATGTGGAATTGCGCTCGCAGAACAATTTGCAAGTCGAGCTAGAGATGCAGATTCATGATACCGGTATTGGTATTTCCGAACGTCAGCAGTCACAACTGTTCCAGGCTTTTCGCCAGGCGGATGCCAGCATTACTCGACGCCACGGTGGTACGGGATTAGGCCTGGTTATCACGCAGCGGCTGGTGAAAGAGATGGGCGGAGATATCAGCTTTTACAGTCAGCTTAATCGCGGCTCCACTTTCTGGTTCCATATCACGCTTGAACTTAATGAAAACCGCTCTCATCAGCCACTGCCGATGGCCTGCCTCAAAGGTAAAAAGCTGGCCTACATTGAGGCTAATCCAACGGCAACCAAGGCTGTGATTGAAATGCTGGCGAGCACGCCGGCCGAGGTTATTCATCGCACCAGCCAGGCACTGCTGCCCGACGAGCATTATGATTTCATTCTTTATGGCATACCCATCCGACTCAATCATCATCTGAACGACTATGAGGAACGGCTACAGCAGTTGCTTAATCACTGCGATAAACTGATTTTGGCTCTGCCAAGCCAGTTCCAAATCTCGGCAGAACAGCTTAAAAACAAAGGCGTTTATGCTTGTCTTAACAAACCAGTCTCGAGCGTGCGATTGCTGCCTTATCTGCTTGAAGACCCGAGCACGTCACAGGCTGAAAATATCGCCCAACGTGGCCAGCGCTTGCCCATGACGGTGATGGCGGTGGACGATAATCCGGCAAACCTTAAGCTTATCGGTGCACTCCTTGAAGAGCTGGTTGAAACCACTCTGCTGTGTAACAGCGGTGAAGAAGCGATTGAGCTGGCGAAACATGTCAATATGGACGTGATATTGATGGACATTCAAATGCCCAATATTGACGGTATTCGCACCAGCGAACTGATTCACCTCCTGCCACACCACAGCGCTACGCCAATTGTTGCCGTAACAGCGCACACACTGAGTGGAGAAAGAGAACAGTTTATCAAGGCTGGTATGGAGGATTATCTGTCGAAACCGATTGACGAAGCGATGCTGAAAGTCGTGCTCGGCCGCTACCACACCTCGCAAATGCCCGAACCCCACGCGGCCAATCTCAGCCCTGCGCCACAGGCAGTCTCGGACTCGCCAAAAACGCTCGACTGGGCACTGGCACTGCGCCAGTCGGCCAATAAAGAGGCGCTGGCCAACGATCTGCTGCAAATGCTGCTCGACTTCCTACCCCAGGTAAGCAAACGCGTAACGGCCCTTATTCAGGGTAAAAAAGATAACGACATTCTGGCGCTTATCCATAAACTGCATGGCAGTTGCAGCTACAGCGGCGTCCCACGATTGAAACAGCTGTGTTTCTACATTGAGCAACAGTTGAGGAAAAACGTTTCCGACGATGAGCTGGAACCCGAATGGCTGGAGCTGCTGGATGAAATCGGTAACGTAACCCGTGAAGCCAAAGCACATTTGCAGCGCAATCATAACGCTGGTTAA
- a CDS encoding glycerate kinase has translation MKIVIAPDSFKESLSALEVAKAIESGFREIFPQAEYVKLPVADGGEGTVEAMVAATGGRVVEVEVTGPLGEPIKAFFGLSGDEKIAFIEMAAASGLESVPQARRNPLKTTSYGTGELIKSALDHGVQHCIIGIGGSATNDGGSGMVQALGAKLLTQDGREIGHGGGELSKLDKIDISGLDKRIKKCRFEVACDVTNPLTGDKGATAIFGPQKGATPEMIEQLDGYLKHYAGVIKRDLGIDVEEVPGAGAAGGMGAALYGFCHAELRQGIEIVTEALGLDALVRDATLVITGEGRIDSQSINGKVPIGVARVAKRYNKPVIAIGGSLTKDVDVVYEHGLDAVFSVLYSVCTLDEALENAADNLRKSARNIAATIRLAQKM, from the coding sequence ATGAAAATAGTAATCGCACCGGACTCATTCAAAGAAAGTTTGTCGGCTCTGGAGGTGGCAAAGGCCATTGAGAGCGGCTTTCGTGAAATCTTTCCACAGGCCGAGTATGTAAAACTGCCGGTGGCGGACGGCGGCGAAGGCACCGTGGAGGCGATGGTAGCCGCGACCGGTGGCCGCGTGGTTGAGGTTGAGGTGACTGGCCCCCTCGGCGAGCCGATTAAGGCATTCTTCGGGCTTTCGGGTGACGAAAAAATTGCCTTTATCGAAATGGCGGCGGCAAGCGGTTTGGAAAGCGTGCCACAGGCCAGGCGTAATCCGCTAAAAACGACGTCCTACGGAACCGGAGAGCTAATCAAAAGTGCCCTTGATCACGGCGTTCAGCACTGCATTATCGGCATTGGGGGCAGTGCGACCAACGACGGCGGTTCCGGCATGGTGCAGGCTTTGGGCGCAAAACTGCTGACCCAGGACGGCAGGGAGATTGGCCACGGCGGCGGCGAGCTGAGTAAACTCGATAAGATCGATATCAGCGGCTTGGACAAAAGAATTAAAAAATGCCGCTTTGAAGTGGCCTGTGACGTAACGAATCCGCTTACCGGTGATAAAGGTGCGACGGCGATTTTCGGGCCACAAAAGGGCGCCACGCCTGAGATGATTGAGCAACTGGACGGTTATCTCAAACATTATGCCGGGGTCATTAAACGGGATTTGGGCATTGACGTTGAAGAGGTTCCCGGAGCGGGTGCCGCGGGTGGAATGGGGGCGGCCTTGTATGGTTTTTGCCATGCCGAACTGCGTCAGGGCATCGAGATTGTCACCGAGGCGTTGGGCCTTGACGCCCTGGTGCGCGACGCAACGCTGGTGATAACCGGAGAGGGTCGCATCGACAGCCAGAGCATCAACGGAAAAGTGCCGATCGGCGTAGCGCGGGTTGCCAAACGTTACAACAAGCCGGTGATTGCTATCGGTGGCAGTTTGACTAAAGACGTCGATGTGGTGTACGAACACGGGTTGGATGCGGTATTCAGCGTGCTGTACAGCGTTTGCACCTTGGATGAAGCGCTGGAGAACGCCGCCGATAATTTGCGTAAATCGGCGCGAAATATTGCCGCAACGATCCGTCTGGCGCAAAAAATGTGA
- the garR gene encoding 2-hydroxy-3-oxopropionate reductase — MKIGFIGLGIMGKPMSKNLLKAGYSVVFLDRHKETTEELVAAGAEKAATPKAVAEKSDIIITMLPNSPQVKAVVLGENGIIEGAREGTVVIDMSSIAPLASREISQALAAKKVLMLDAPVSGGEPKAIEGTLSVMVGGDKAVFDKCYEVMKSMAGSVVHTGDIGAGNVTKLANQVIVALNIAAMSEALVLATKAGVNPDLVFQAIRGGLAGSTVLEAKAPMVMDRNFKPGFRIDLHIKDLANALDTSHEIGAQLPLTASVMEIMQALKADGHGQSDHSAIARYYESLAKVEVTR; from the coding sequence ATGAAAATCGGATTTATTGGTCTTGGAATTATGGGCAAACCGATGAGTAAAAACCTGCTCAAGGCAGGTTACTCGGTAGTTTTTCTGGACCGTCACAAAGAGACCACCGAAGAACTGGTCGCCGCCGGTGCAGAAAAGGCCGCTACCCCTAAAGCCGTGGCCGAGAAAAGCGATATTATTATTACCATGCTGCCAAACTCCCCTCAGGTGAAGGCGGTGGTTTTAGGCGAGAACGGTATTATTGAAGGCGCGCGCGAAGGCACAGTTGTGATTGATATGAGCTCAATTGCCCCGTTGGCGAGCCGGGAAATCAGCCAGGCGCTGGCGGCAAAAAAGGTGCTGATGTTGGATGCACCGGTCAGCGGCGGTGAGCCGAAAGCGATTGAAGGGACTTTATCGGTGATGGTGGGTGGCGATAAAGCCGTGTTCGATAAATGCTACGAGGTGATGAAATCGATGGCTGGTTCAGTGGTGCACACCGGCGATATTGGCGCGGGAAACGTCACCAAGCTGGCTAATCAGGTGATCGTGGCGCTAAATATTGCCGCCATGTCCGAGGCGCTGGTGCTGGCAACCAAGGCAGGTGTGAACCCGGACTTGGTGTTTCAGGCCATTCGCGGTGGCCTGGCGGGAAGCACTGTTTTAGAAGCAAAAGCGCCAATGGTGATGGACCGCAATTTTAAACCCGGTTTCCGTATTGATTTACATATCAAAGACCTGGCTAATGCATTGGACACCTCGCACGAGATTGGCGCGCAACTGCCGCTCACTGCGTCGGTCATGGAAATCATGCAGGCTTTGAAGGCTGACGGTCACGGACAGTCTGACCACAGCGCGATTGCACGCTATTATGAAAGCTTGGCGAAGGTTGAAGTGACACGGTAG
- the mazG gene encoding nucleoside triphosphate pyrophosphohydrolase, which translates to MTSSFPLQRLLSIMKTLRDPNAGCPWDKAQSFETIAPYTLEETYEVLDAIQRKDFADLRDELGDLLFQVVFYAQMGSEQGLFDFDDICEAISEKLERRHPHIFNADENADTKDKAQVLLDWEKGKTQERADKALFSALDDIPATLPALMKAHKIQKRCANVGFDWTTLGPVVDKVYEEIDEVMFEAKQAVVDQEKLGEEIGDLLFATVNLSRHLGHKAEGALQAANIKFERRFRQVEHIIRDAGLTMEDASLEQMEEAWQQIKQQEKSGRV; encoded by the coding sequence ATGACTTCTTCATTTCCCCTGCAACGTCTTCTTTCCATCATGAAAACCCTGCGCGATCCGAATGCCGGTTGCCCGTGGGACAAAGCGCAAAGTTTCGAGACCATTGCTCCCTACACACTGGAAGAGACCTATGAAGTGCTGGATGCCATCCAGCGCAAGGATTTTGCTGACCTGCGTGATGAGCTGGGCGACCTGCTGTTTCAGGTGGTGTTTTACGCCCAGATGGGCAGTGAGCAGGGTCTCTTTGATTTTGATGATATCTGCGAGGCAATTTCCGAGAAATTGGAGCGTCGCCATCCGCATATTTTCAACGCGGATGAAAATGCAGACACTAAAGACAAGGCGCAGGTACTGCTGGATTGGGAAAAGGGGAAAACCCAGGAGCGGGCTGATAAGGCACTTTTCTCTGCACTAGACGATATCCCTGCCACGCTTCCTGCATTGATGAAGGCGCATAAAATTCAGAAGCGCTGCGCCAACGTCGGCTTCGACTGGACAACCCTTGGTCCGGTGGTTGATAAAGTTTACGAAGAGATCGACGAGGTGATGTTTGAAGCCAAACAGGCGGTAGTGGATCAGGAGAAACTCGGCGAGGAAATTGGCGATTTGCTGTTCGCGACCGTGAATCTTTCCAGGCATCTTGGTCACAAAGCTGAGGGTGCACTGCAGGCTGCCAATATTAAATTTGAACGTCGTTTCCGTCAGGTTGAACACATTATTCGTGACGCGGGGCTGACGATGGAAGACGCCAGTCTAGAGCAGATGGAAGAAGCATGGCAGCAGATAAAACAGCAGGAAAAATCAGGCCGGGTATAA
- a CDS encoding amino acid deaminase has product MSETFFASLPANIHTKGLGPLDAKARMGDIASQGWNILQEQVSLPVAVLSEEKIQHNLAWMQEFIDRYKVKLAPHGKTTMSPELFRMQTDAGAWGITLATAAQIDAAFAFGVRNVLMANQLVGKGNMAIIANLMRQDADFKFCCIVDSADNVDALGHYFAERGQTLRILLEFGIVGGRTGIRNVQQEQAVLAAVARWPQSLSLVGVELYEGVLNEEAPIRTFLQHVVARTLTLAEAGIFKEPAVMLSGAGSAWYDVVAEEFSKMGTHLDAAGHYALDVVLRPGCYLTHDVGAYHRASDRIKQNNPVAREMNFSLLPALQVWAYVQSLPEPGRAILGLGKRDTSSDAGFPVVSGHYRPQSALNHAYAAVVPAPEEWKIFAMMDQHAFMSIPEGADIKIGDMLSFDISHPCLTFDKWRQLLLINEQYDVTGAVSTWF; this is encoded by the coding sequence ATGTCAGAGACTTTTTTTGCCAGCCTGCCGGCTAATATTCACACCAAGGGATTGGGCCCGTTAGATGCAAAGGCTCGAATGGGCGATATCGCCAGTCAGGGCTGGAATATTTTGCAGGAGCAGGTCAGCCTGCCGGTGGCAGTGTTGTCGGAGGAAAAAATTCAACACAACCTGGCGTGGATGCAGGAGTTTATCGACCGCTATAAGGTAAAACTGGCCCCGCACGGTAAAACTACCATGAGCCCGGAGCTGTTCAGGATGCAGACTGATGCCGGTGCGTGGGGAATTACCTTGGCCACCGCTGCGCAAATTGACGCTGCCTTCGCTTTTGGTGTGCGTAACGTGTTGATGGCTAACCAGTTGGTAGGCAAAGGCAACATGGCGATTATTGCCAACCTGATGCGTCAGGACGCGGACTTTAAATTTTGCTGCATTGTAGACTCTGCCGATAACGTTGACGCGCTGGGCCATTACTTCGCTGAACGTGGGCAAACGCTGCGTATCCTGCTTGAGTTTGGCATCGTCGGAGGCAGAACCGGTATCCGTAACGTGCAGCAGGAACAGGCCGTGCTGGCCGCTGTGGCGCGTTGGCCGCAGTCGCTCTCGCTGGTGGGCGTTGAATTATACGAAGGCGTGTTAAATGAAGAGGCACCGATCCGCACCTTTTTACAGCACGTGGTGGCGAGAACCTTGACTCTGGCGGAGGCGGGTATTTTTAAAGAGCCGGCGGTAATGTTGTCGGGTGCCGGTTCGGCCTGGTACGACGTGGTGGCGGAGGAGTTTAGCAAAATGGGTACCCATCTTGATGCCGCAGGGCATTATGCGCTCGACGTGGTGCTACGCCCCGGTTGTTACCTCACCCACGACGTGGGAGCCTATCATCGCGCCAGCGATCGTATTAAGCAAAATAACCCCGTTGCGCGAGAAATGAATTTTAGCCTGCTGCCCGCGCTGCAGGTTTGGGCCTATGTACAATCGCTGCCTGAGCCGGGGCGTGCAATCCTGGGGTTGGGTAAGCGCGACACGTCCTCAGATGCCGGTTTTCCAGTTGTCAGCGGACATTATCGCCCGCAAAGTGCCCTGAACCATGCCTACGCCGCGGTGGTTCCCGCCCCCGAGGAGTGGAAAATCTTTGCCATGATGGACCAGCATGCGTTCATGTCGATTCCCGAAGGTGCCGATATCAAAATTGGCGACATGCTGTCATTTGATATCTCTCATCCGTGCCTGACCTTCGACAAATGGCGTCAGCTTTTGCTGATTAATGAGCAGTATGATGTGACGGGTGCCGTCAGCACTTGGTTCTGA
- the relA gene encoding GTP diphosphokinase — protein MVAVRSAHLNTAGEFALDEWITTLGISSQESCERLAATWRYCEQQTQGHPDASLLLWRGLEMVEILSTLSMDNDSMRAALLFPLVDEGVIDEDTLTKAFGKEITYLVHGVRDMDAIRQLKATQNDSMGSEQVDNVRRMLLAMVEDFRCVVLKLAERIAHLREVKDAPEEERVLAAKECTNIYAPLANRLGIGQLKWELEDFCFRYLHPDEYKHIAKLLHERRIDRAQYIDDFVSTVRNAMAEEGIKVDVYGRPKHIYSIWRKMQKKSLSFDELFDVRAVRVVVERLQDCYAALGIVHTHFRHLPDEFDDYVANPKPNGYQSIHTVVLGPRGKTLEVQIRTRQMHEDAELGVAAHWKYKEGTAVVGGRSGGYEGRIAWLRKLIAWQEEMADSGEMLDEVRSQVFDDRVYVFTPKGDVVDLPTGSTPLDFAYHIHSDVGHRCIGAKIGGRIVPFTYQLQMGDQIEVITQKHPNPSRDWLNPSLGYITTSRGRSKIQNWFRKQDRDKNIIAGKQILDDELDRIDITLKDAEKLLLPRYNFNSLDELLAAIGNGDIRLNQMANYLQSQLKKPSAEELDEEALRQLTQKSTRAPVRSGSKENGRVVVEGVGNLMHHIARCCQPIPGDEIIGFITQGRGISIHRADCDQLEDLKSHAPERIVDAVWGESYSSGYSLVLRVVANDRSGLLRDITTILANEKVNVLGVASRSDTKNMLATIDMDIEIYNPQVLSRVIAKLNQLPDVIEAKRLHGS, from the coding sequence ATGGTTGCGGTACGTAGTGCGCATTTGAATACGGCTGGCGAATTTGCGCTTGACGAGTGGATCACGACTTTAGGCATCTCCAGCCAAGAATCATGTGAGCGTTTAGCCGCAACCTGGCGCTACTGCGAGCAACAAACTCAAGGGCATCCTGATGCCTCGCTGCTGCTTTGGCGCGGCCTGGAAATGGTTGAAATCCTTTCCACGTTGAGCATGGACAATGACAGTATGCGCGCGGCGCTGCTGTTCCCGCTGGTTGATGAGGGCGTGATTGATGAAGACACGCTCACCAAGGCGTTTGGCAAAGAAATAACCTATCTGGTGCACGGCGTGCGTGACATGGACGCTATTCGCCAGCTCAAGGCCACCCAGAATGATTCGATGGGCTCCGAGCAGGTCGACAACGTGCGCCGCATGCTGCTGGCGATGGTCGAAGACTTCCGCTGTGTGGTGCTTAAGCTCGCCGAGCGAATTGCCCACCTGCGTGAGGTAAAAGACGCACCGGAAGAAGAGCGCGTGCTGGCGGCCAAGGAATGTACCAATATTTATGCACCGCTGGCTAACCGGTTGGGCATCGGCCAATTAAAGTGGGAGCTTGAAGACTTCTGCTTCCGCTATCTGCATCCCGACGAATATAAGCACATCGCTAAATTGCTGCACGAGCGCCGTATTGACCGTGCCCAGTATATTGATGACTTCGTGAGCACCGTGCGCAACGCGATGGCGGAAGAGGGCATCAAGGTTGATGTGTATGGGCGCCCGAAACATATCTACAGCATTTGGCGCAAGATGCAGAAAAAATCCCTCTCCTTTGACGAGCTGTTTGACGTGCGCGCCGTTCGCGTCGTTGTTGAACGTCTGCAGGACTGCTATGCCGCGCTGGGGATTGTGCATACTCATTTCCGCCATTTGCCCGACGAATTTGACGACTACGTAGCTAACCCTAAGCCCAACGGTTATCAGTCAATTCACACCGTCGTATTGGGCCCACGGGGTAAAACGCTTGAAGTGCAGATCCGCACCCGCCAGATGCACGAAGACGCCGAACTGGGCGTGGCCGCGCATTGGAAATACAAAGAAGGCACCGCGGTAGTTGGCGGACGCAGTGGCGGCTACGAAGGACGTATTGCCTGGCTGCGTAAACTCATTGCCTGGCAGGAGGAGATGGCCGACTCGGGCGAAATGCTCGACGAAGTGCGCAGTCAGGTATTCGACGACCGAGTTTATGTGTTTACACCCAAAGGCGACGTGGTCGACTTGCCAACGGGTTCAACGCCGCTCGACTTCGCCTACCATATTCACAGCGACGTCGGTCACCGCTGTATCGGAGCAAAAATCGGTGGGCGCATTGTGCCGTTTACCTATCAGTTACAGATGGGCGATCAGATTGAGGTTATTACCCAGAAACATCCGAACCCGAGCCGCGACTGGCTAAATCCAAGTCTGGGGTATATCACCACCAGCCGTGGACGTTCGAAGATCCAGAACTGGTTCCGCAAGCAGGATCGCGACAAGAATATTATTGCTGGCAAGCAAATCCTTGACGACGAGCTCGACCGCATTGATATCACGCTCAAAGATGCTGAGAAACTGCTGTTGCCGCGTTACAACTTTAACTCGCTCGACGAACTGCTGGCGGCAATTGGCAACGGTGATATTCGCCTCAATCAGATGGCGAACTATTTACAATCGCAGCTGAAAAAACCAAGTGCCGAAGAGCTTGATGAAGAAGCACTGCGTCAGCTAACGCAGAAGTCAACGCGTGCGCCGGTACGCAGCGGTTCGAAAGAAAACGGGCGCGTCGTGGTTGAGGGCGTGGGCAATCTGATGCACCACATTGCTCGCTGCTGCCAGCCAATCCCCGGCGATGAAATCATCGGTTTCATTACTCAGGGCCGCGGAATTTCGATTCACCGCGCCGACTGTGATCAGCTTGAAGACCTGAAGTCTCACGCGCCGGAAAGAATTGTGGACGCCGTGTGGGGCGAAAGCTATTCCAGCGGATATTCGCTGGTGCTACGCGTGGTGGCTAACGACAGAAGCGGACTACTGCGCGATATCACCACCATTCTCGCTAACGAAAAAGTTAACGTGCTTGGCGTAGCCAGCCGCAGCGATACCAAGAATATGCTGGCGACTATCGATATGGATATCGAGATTTATAATCCCCAGGTGTTAAGCCGGGTTATCGCCAAGCTGAATCAGCTTCCGGATGTTATCGAGGCCAAACGCCTTCACGGGAGCTAA